ATGCCCTTTTCCACCTGGCCCCGGAAAAAATCAAGAAAACACGCGGGACAAAACCCCGCATGGTGGCTCGGCAGCGCGACGGCCGCCGTGGCCTTGCAACGCGTACACTTCATGAAAACTCCGAAAGTATATTTGATCGGAGCCTCTCGGCGAAAGTCGGTGCGCTGCACAGGGCCTGTGTCCGGGCGCCCCGCTTCGTCAATCGGCTGTGACAACTTCGCGTTATAGCAGCGACGAAAAGAGCTTGCCAATGCTTTCTTTGACTTTTTCGATCTTGGGACGTCTGCGCCATGCTTTAAAGGTCAGTTCAAAGGAGCGGCGCATGTCGCATTCAAAGGCCGCTTCCGCGCCGGCGGCGAGCGTGCGGTCGTACAGGAAGGCCTGGACCTCGAAGTTGATGTGCAGGCTCCGGGTATCAAGGTTCGCGCTGCCGATGGAGAGAACCGCGCCGTCGCAGGTGATCGTTTTGGCGTGGACAAACCCGGTGGGGTCATAGAGGAAAATCCTCACCCCCGCCCGCAGCAGCTCGTCGAAGCAGTCCCTGCTGGCCCAATGCACGAGAAAGTGGTCCGCTTTTCCCGGCACGAGAAGACGGACGTCAACCCCGCTGAGGGAGGCCATGCACAGCGCTTCCAAAAGCGCCCCCCCGGGGACCACATAGGGCGTGGTCATCCACAGCCTTTCCCTGGCGCGGGTGATGATGGAAAAGTACGCTTTCTGGATGGTGTCCCACGGCGTGTCCGGCCCGCTGGCGATGATCTGCATTGGCGTTTCATCGTCCGCGCATTTCATGGCGGGAAAAGCCGGGCATTGCGGGACAAAATCCCCCGGGGGAGCCGACGCTTCACGGACCTTTGCGAGAAACTCCGGGGAAGCGCCGCACCCCGCAAGGTCGCTCAGAAAAATGCCGCGCAGCACATCCACGCCCTGGCCGCCGAACTCCATGTGCGTATCGCGCCAGGAGGTGAATTTCGGGCTGACGTCGACATACTCGTCGCCGATGTTCATGCCGCCCATGAAGGCCGCCTCGCCGTCCACAACAATAATTTTGCGGTGGTTGCGGTAGTTCGCGCCGCGAAACATCGGGAACGCCACGGGCAGGAAGGCGAACGCATGTACCCCGCCCTCGCGCATGGCCCGGAGGAAGGCTTTCCCCATCTGCCAGCTGCCCACGGCGTCGTAGATGACGCAGACGAACACGCCCCGCCGCGCGCGTTCGATCAGGATATCCTTGATCGCGTTGCCGAGGCTGTCGTTTTTGATGATGTAACTTTCCAGCAGAATACCGCGCCGGGCGTTCGCCAACCGTTCCTTGATGCGTTCGAAGGCTGCCGCTCCGTCATACAGCGGCGTGACGTCCTTGCCGGTCACCAGACGCGCGCCGGATGTCCGGTACAGGAGCTGCATGGTGTCTCTCGCCAGCGGCAGATCTTCCCCGACCGCGAAGTCCTCAGTCGCGCCATGCGGTTTGGGCAGACGGAAACGGCGCTTGTCCGCGAGGTACCGGAAATTGGGCCCGACAACCCAATAAAGAATGATGCCGACGACCGGCAGCAAGGCCAAGGCCATGAGCCAGGCGAGCGTCCGGTCCGGGTTGCGGCTTTCCATGAAAAGGGCGGCCGCCGTCACGACAAGATAGAGGGAAAACAGCCAATGGCCGTATTCCCGTAAGGCCTCGAAAGAATTTTCACGGGTAAAGGGCACCGCCCCTACCAGCATGCTGTGAAGGATCGAATCCCGGTCCAGCAAAAGAAAAATCCCCAGGGCCGCGACAAGGGCGAGCGCGATGACGAGCCCCCTGTGGCCCCGGTCCGGCTTTTTGGCCGGCATTGCATAGGAGGGAAGAGGCTCGGCCATGCTCTATTTTTTCTTTCCCTGCTTTGCCGCGAGCGCGGTATCCACCGCCTCGAGGAACGCGGCCAGAGGCAGCCCGCCCCGGACGGACAAATTGTTGACCAAATGAAACGGCGTGCCGGGAACGCCGTTGTCCAGCGCTTCCGTGATGTCCTCGTCAATGATGCTCTTGACCTTGCGGCCCTTGGCTTCCGCGCCGAGCTTCTGCAAATTGTACCCGAGCGTCAGGGCTTCCGCCCGCAAAAAGCCTTCGCCCTCTTTCAAAAGGCGCATCTGGTTGGCGAAAACGACGTCGTGGTACGCCCAGCCCTTTTCTTCATCCAGGACGAACGCCGCGGCGACGTATTCCGAAGCCAGCCGGGCGAGCGGCTGATCCCGGCGCGGATAATTCTTGAAAATGAAGCGCACGGCATTCTTGCGTGCCGCCATCACCTGGTGGATGGTCTCGGCGGCGTCCGCGCAGTAGGGGCAGGTATAGTCCGAGTACGCCACGATGGTCACCGGCGCGGCGGGGTTGCCGAGAATCGGCCTGTCGTAGCTGATCGCGAACTGCTTCTTCATATCTTCCTGCCACTGCGCGCGCATGGCCTTGAATTGCCTTTCCTGCGAACCTTTCTGCGCTATTTCCAGCACGTCGATACTATGTTCCCGCAAAACATCCAGCACGATCTCCGGATGATCGCGCAGCACGTTCCGCAACGCTTCATGCAGCGTCTGTTCCGTCAGGGGAGTCGCGGCGCCGGCGGCTTCCGCCCCCACGGGAGCGGCAAGAGACAAAAAAACAACGAGCGCAACTGCCGGAAGAAAAAACCGGAACAGCTCCAAAACCTTGGTCATATACCCTCCAATTATCATTGACTGCCGGGCAATTACGGCACACATGAAACAAAAGCGGTATTGTTTTATATACCTACCGCCATTTGAAAACAAGCCCGTTTATCCTAAGACTGTCTGCCCCAAAGGACCTCATGGCGTAAAAATAGCATTTACAAAGCAAATGGAGTGGGGACATCTCATACAGTTCATCTATATGCAACAGACTATTGTGCAGCAAATTTTCAAAAAATAAAATCCCTAGCGTTTTTTGCACTATTTTTTGTATTTTTTTGTGCTGCATCAATATGGCTATAGGAAACTACATAAAAAATGTTGACTACCTACACAAATTCAGTCTATACATCAAAGATGAATCTATGTGACCATTTTCTAACAGGATTATTCAAATGGAAAAATATCTGAAAGAAGCCCTGGACATCGTAAAAGCGCAAGCCAGCGTTTGCACCATGACCGAAGAAGAAATCACCACAATGATTAGCAAGCTTGCTGTGGGGATCAAGGCCATCAGTGAAGGCTCCGCCCTGCCTATCAGCGATGAAGAGGTTGCTACAGATCCTGCCAAGGCCATAAAAGAAAAATCCATTACCTGCGTCAAGTGCGGCAAATCGTTCAAGCTGCTGACCAAAAAACATCTTGCGTCACACGGCCTCACGCCTGAAGAATACCGCGAACAATGCGGCTATAAAAAGGGAACGCCCCTTGTATGCAAATCGCTCCAACGCGAACGCCGCAAGAAGATGCGCTCAATGAAGCTGTGGGAACGGCGCGGGCAATAAGCACCGCCGCTACCGCTTAAAGGCCTCGTTGCGAAACGGGGCCTTTGTCGTCTATGGCCGGTTCATAACGGCAGCAGCATCCGCAAAACCCAAAGGCACGGCACCGCATACACGGCGGCAAGAGCGTCATCTATCATGATGCCGTAGCCGCCAGGCAGCCAGTCTTCGGAGGCCTTGATGGGCCAGGGCTTCGTCATGTCGAACAGGCGGAACAGAACAAACCCGGCGAACAGCCCCGGCCAGGAAAGAGCCGCAAACGGCGCGTAGGTCATCCATTGGCCGAGCACTTCATCGATAACGACTTCGCCGGGATCTTTCTTACCGAGCAGACGGGCGGCCCTGGTCGAGGCGATGCTGCCCGCCACGAAAAGCGCCGCGAGCGCGGCCGCGCGGCCGTAAAACGACAGGGGCATGAACACGAACGGGGCGAGCACCGCCGCCACGAGAGAGCCGCACGTTCCCGGCATAACGGGAGAAAGCCCCGCCGGTTCCACCCGGCAAAAAGCAAGTATCACTCTATCACGCCAATGCATCGGCTTCTCCTCACGCATTTCAGAGTTAAGACGCTCCCCTCGGCCCGGCATCCAGCCTACCGGCGCGCGGAGGCCACAATGCCACAGGCGGCTTATGGAGACAAGGACGGCTACCGGGGCGCGGGAGCAAGGCCGGGTCACACGCTTCGCTTGCGCCGGGACCGAGACTGCGCTACCTCAGGAGAGAAACCGGCACCACGGTCCGAGGAGTCGTCCATGCAGTATCTCGCGCTCTGTTGCATCGTCAAGGATGAAAGTCCGTATATTAAAGAATGGGTTCTGTACCATTCCCTGATCGGGGTGGAGCACTTCTTCATTTACGACAACGGCAGCGCCGTCCCGGTCAGTGAAAGCCTCGGGGAGCTTGCGGCGTCCCCGCGTGTCACCGTTCTTGCGGCGCCGAACAAGGCCATGCAGCTGCCGGCTTACAACCACTGCCTCACGGAATTCGGCAACGCGTTCCAGTGGATCGCGTTTGTGGATGTGGATGAATTCATCTGCCCGGCCAAGGGGAACGATCTGCGGTGCCTGCTCGCGGCGTATGAACCCTACGGCGCGCTGGCCCTCAGCTGGCGGCTGTTTTCCTCAAGCGGCCATGAGACGCGGCCGCAGGGTCTGGTTATTGAAAACTACACCCGGTACGTACGGGAAGATACCGCCCACATCAAAAGCATTGTCCAGCCGCGAAAAACGTCCGGCTGCCGCAACCCGCACGCGTTCGGCTACCTGCCCGGGCATTGTTGCGTCAATGAGGCTTTTGACCCGCTCCCCCCCGGCGCGGCCTTCTGGTTTCCCTCGCACGAGACGGTCTGGGTCAATCATTACTATTACAAGTCGCGGGAAGACTTCGCCCTCAAGCTCAGCAAGGGGCGCAATTCCGTGCACCAGGAAACGCAGCGCTGGTGGAGCATGGAGCTTTTTGACAAGCATCTTGCGCTCCCTGATTTCCAGGACAAGACCATTACCCGTTTTGCCCCGCGCCTGCGAAAAAGCCTCCGGGACAATGCCCTTCCCGCGCCCTTCACGCCGCCCCAAGACCTGGATCTGGCCGGTCTCCTGACCTTGAGTTCCGAACGCCTCGCGGCCGGGCATCCCGAGGAGGCTCTTGTCTGCCTGTGCCATGCGGCCATGCGGCAGGAATCGCACGACATCTGGACGATGCGCGCGACGTTCGCGCGGCTCCTGCGGGATTTCCCCACCGGCGGACATTTTTTACGCCAGGCTTCCCGCCTCGGCGAAAGCCTGCACCTGTATGCGGAAATGGCGGAACTGGCCCTGGCGGAGAATGACCGGCAAAAGGCGGAAGACGCCGTGGCCCTGCTGCGGACGGCCATGCAGCGAAGCAACGTTGCCGCCGGGCCGTGGGCGGAACGGTTAGGCCAGTTGGAACAACGCCTGGAATAACAAACACGCGGGTTTCAGCCTGGAGCCGGAACCCGCGTGCGATACGGAAAAAACCCGCTGCCCTATTGCCGGAACATCCTCTCCGAGGCAAGCCGCGCCAGGGCGATCAGAGTCCGGACGCCGAAGCCGGTCCCTCCCTTCGGGCACAGCGGCGTATCGTTTTCGGTAATGCCGGCGCCGGCCATATCGATGTGCGCCCAAGGCACCGAGTCGTCCACGAAACTCTTCAGGAACAGTGCGGCCGCTATGGCCCCGCCCTCCCTCGGCCCCACGTTGGCGATGTCCGCGACGTTGCTTTTCAAACCGTCGCGCAACCGCTCCCAGAGCGGCATGGGCCAGAAGGTGTCGCCGCCGGTTCGCCCGATTTCCATGATAGCATCGCGCAGAACGCTACTGTCCGTAAACAGCCCCGCCGCGCCGCGGCCGAGCGCCACCATGCACGCGCCCGTCAGCGTGGCTATATCGACCATTGCCAGAGGTTTCCAGTTCTTCTGGGCGTAAGTCAACGCGTCGCAGAGAATCAGGCGTCCTTCGGCGTCGGTATTGAGCACTTCCACGGTCTTGCCGGACATGGTGGTGATAATGTCGCCGGGGCGCATGGCATTGCCGCCGGGCATATTTTCCGTGCAGGGAATAAGTCCCACCACCGGGCTCCCAAAGCATTCGGGCAGCCGCCCCATGGCCTCAAACGTGCCGAGAACGGCGGCCGCGCCGGCCATGTCTCCTTTCATGAGGTGCATGCCCGCGGCGGGTTTCAGGGAAATGCCGCCGGAATCAAACGTTATGCCCTTGCCGATAAGGACGAGCGGCGCCCGTTTCTTTCCCCCGCTCGGGGTATGCTCCAGCACGATGAAGCGCGCGTCCTTGCGGGCCCCTTCATTGACCGCGAGCACGCCGCCCATGCCGAGTTTCGCCATTTCCACCTTATGCAGAACCCGGCATCCGAACCCGTAGCGCTTGGCAAGGGCGACCGCCTCTTCAACCAGCCGCGACGGGGTCATGATGTTGGCGGGCGCGTTGACGAGGTCGCGCGCGAGGCAAACCCCCGCGGCCTGCACTTCCGCCAGTTTGACCGGGAGGCGCAGGGAGGCGGAAATGGTCCGCCCGTCGTGCAGGATAAGAAGGGCTTCGGGATCGAAAAAATCCGGATCGCGCTCCTTTTTGCCTTTGGCTTTGGCCTCGGCCGACCGGTATTCCGTACAGAAATAGGCGGCGGCCATATAGGAAAACACCAGCTCCTCCAAGACCCTGGGAGCGGGTTTGCCCAGCATTTCCGCCGCCGTGAACACATTTTCGAGCAAAAAGCCGACCCGCGCCAGCCTGAGCGAACGGCATGCGCGCATTCCGGTGCTGACGGCTTTGTGGAAATCCTCAAGCGGCATGTCCTGCCCGGTGCCGAGACCGACCAGGATGACCCGGGGAATGGGCGAGGAGGACGGCCCGTAGCAAACCGTTATCTCGCAAAGCTTTCCGGTATGGTCCGCCAGGGCCTCTGACTCGCTGAGCCAGGGCAACGCAGCCCCGAACCGTTCGCTGAAAAACGTCGGCGATCCCAGAATGGTGGGGATTATAACCGCGTCCAGGCGAACGGTACCTTTGCTCAAGGTATGAAATCGAATGTCCATAGGATCCCCCCTAAAAGACGGTAAAACATTCCGGCACCACGGGTGCCGGGCCGAGTGAGCGCAGCAACAAGCCTCCCCAGGTGCGGCTTGTTCCGAGTTCTCCTATCACCAATTACCGTCCAGGACAATCCATTTACCCGGCCGCGGATGCAACCGGGGATGCTAAAAAATCTCACAGGCCGGTTTCCCGCCATATTCCGCCGCCGCTTTCATTGCCAAATGCCGCATTCTGTCGTAGTTATCCCTGTTTGGGCGAACCCGCCCTCCGCATAACGCACCGTTCCGGGCCCACCCGGTCGCCATACTGCAGGAGACTCCATGATCAGCTTTCTCATCCGCAAGGTCTTCGGTTCGAAAAACGAACGCTTCATGAAACGGCAGCGCGCAACCGTCGCGGCCATCGCAAACCTTGAAACCGCCATGAAGGAATTACCCAACGAAGCCTTCCCCGCGAAAATCGCCGAGTACAAGGAACGCTGCCAGGCCGGGGAAAGCCTGAACGACCTGCTGCCCGAAGTTTTCGCTCTTACGAGAGAGGCCAGCGTGCGCGCGCTCGGCATGCGCCATTTCGACGTGCAGCTCATCGGCGGCATTGCCCTGCATACCGGCAAAATCGCGGAAATGAAAACCGGCGAAGGCAAAACCCTGGTCGCGACGCTTCCCGTGGTGCTCAACGCGCTCACGGGCAAAGGCGTGCACGTGGTGACGGTCAACGACTACCTGGCAAAACGCGACTCCGCCTGGATGGGCAAGCTCTACAACTTTATGGGGCTTTCCGTGGGCGTCATCGTGCACGGGCTCTCCGACGAGGAGCGCAAAGCCGCCTACGGTGCGGATATCACATACGGCACCAACAACGAATTCGGCTTCGACTACCTGCGCGACAACATGAAGTTCTACAAAGAACAGCTCGTGCAGCGGCCGCACCACTTCGCCATCGTGGACGAAGTGGACTCCATCCT
The DNA window shown above is from uncultured delta proteobacterium and carries:
- a CDS encoding conserved hypothetical protein (Evidence 4 : Homologs of previously reported genes of unknown function), translating into MQYLALCCIVKDESPYIKEWVLYHSLIGVEHFFIYDNGSAVPVSESLGELAASPRVTVLAAPNKAMQLPAYNHCLTEFGNAFQWIAFVDVDEFICPAKGNDLRCLLAAYEPYGALALSWRLFSSSGHETRPQGLVIENYTRYVREDTAHIKSIVQPRKTSGCRNPHAFGYLPGHCCVNEAFDPLPPGAAFWFPSHETVWVNHYYYKSREDFALKLSKGRNSVHQETQRWWSMELFDKHLALPDFQDKTITRFAPRLRKSLRDNALPAPFTPPQDLDLAGLLTLSSERLAAGHPEEALVCLCHAAMRQESHDIWTMRATFARLLRDFPTGGHFLRQASRLGESLHLYAEMAELALAENDRQKAEDAVALLRTAMQRSNVAAGPWAERLGQLEQRLE
- a CDS encoding Phosphatidylglycerophosphatase A, with product MHWRDRVILAFCRVEPAGLSPVMPGTCGSLVAAVLAPFVFMPLSFYGRAAALAALFVAGSIASTRAARLLGKKDPGEVVIDEVLGQWMTYAPFAALSWPGLFAGFVLFRLFDMTKPWPIKASEDWLPGGYGIMIDDALAAVYAVPCLWVLRMLLPL
- a CDS encoding Transcriptional regulator, MucR family translates to MEKYLKEALDIVKAQASVCTMTEEEITTMISKLAVGIKAISEGSALPISDEEVATDPAKAIKEKSITCVKCGKSFKLLTKKHLASHGLTPEEYREQCGYKKGTPLVCKSLQRERRKKMRSMKLWERRGQ
- a CDS encoding hypothetical protein (Evidence 5 : No homology to any previously reported sequences), with translation MVIYPPIIIDCRAITAHMKQKRYCFIYLPPFENKPVYPKTVCPKGPHGVKIAFTKQMEWGHLIQFIYMQQTIVQQIFKK
- a CDS encoding DSBA oxidoreductase, which codes for MTKVLELFRFFLPAVALVVFLSLAAPVGAEAAGAATPLTEQTLHEALRNVLRDHPEIVLDVLREHSIDVLEIAQKGSQERQFKAMRAQWQEDMKKQFAISYDRPILGNPAAPVTIVAYSDYTCPYCADAAETIHQVMAARKNAVRFIFKNYPRRDQPLARLASEYVAAAFVLDEEKGWAYHDVVFANQMRLLKEGEGFLRAEALTLGYNLQKLGAEAKGRKVKSIIDEDITEALDNGVPGTPFHLVNNLSVRGGLPLAAFLEAVDTALAAKQGKKK
- the cls gene encoding Cardiolipin synthase; the protein is MAEPLPSYAMPAKKPDRGHRGLVIALALVAALGIFLLLDRDSILHSMLVGAVPFTRENSFEALREYGHWLFSLYLVVTAAALFMESRNPDRTLAWLMALALLPVVGIILYWVVGPNFRYLADKRRFRLPKPHGATEDFAVGEDLPLARDTMQLLYRTSGARLVTGKDVTPLYDGAAAFERIKERLANARRGILLESYIIKNDSLGNAIKDILIERARRGVFVCVIYDAVGSWQMGKAFLRAMREGGVHAFAFLPVAFPMFRGANYRNHRKIIVVDGEAAFMGGMNIGDEYVDVSPKFTSWRDTHMEFGGQGVDVLRGIFLSDLAGCGASPEFLAKVREASAPPGDFVPQCPAFPAMKCADDETPMQIIASGPDTPWDTIQKAYFSIITRARERLWMTTPYVVPGGALLEALCMASLSGVDVRLLVPGKADHFLVHWASRDCFDELLRAGVRIFLYDPTGFVHAKTITCDGAVLSIGSANLDTRSLHINFEVQAFLYDRTLAAGAEAAFECDMRRSFELTFKAWRRRPKIEKVKESIGKLFSSLL
- the pepA gene encoding putative cytosol aminopeptidase (Evidence 3 : Function proposed based on presence of conserved amino acid motif, structural feature or limited homology); the encoded protein is MDIRFHTLSKGTVRLDAVIIPTILGSPTFFSERFGAALPWLSESEALADHTGKLCEITVCYGPSSSPIPRVILVGLGTGQDMPLEDFHKAVSTGMRACRSLRLARVGFLLENVFTAAEMLGKPAPRVLEELVFSYMAAAYFCTEYRSAEAKAKGKKERDPDFFDPEALLILHDGRTISASLRLPVKLAEVQAAGVCLARDLVNAPANIMTPSRLVEEAVALAKRYGFGCRVLHKVEMAKLGMGGVLAVNEGARKDARFIVLEHTPSGGKKRAPLVLIGKGITFDSGGISLKPAAGMHLMKGDMAGAAAVLGTFEAMGRLPECFGSPVVGLIPCTENMPGGNAMRPGDIITTMSGKTVEVLNTDAEGRLILCDALTYAQKNWKPLAMVDIATLTGACMVALGRGAAGLFTDSSVLRDAIMEIGRTGGDTFWPMPLWERLRDGLKSNVADIANVGPREGGAIAAALFLKSFVDDSVPWAHIDMAGAGITENDTPLCPKGGTGFGVRTLIALARLASERMFRQ